The following DNA comes from Gadus chalcogrammus isolate NIFS_2021 chromosome 12, NIFS_Gcha_1.0, whole genome shotgun sequence.
AGAGTGGAGTTGATTCATGCTCTCGGCATTCAGTGTGAACCCATGAAGTGAGATGTTTGATGATGCAGTGCTTTGCCACTAAAAAAGGTGTCGTTAGTCTCCATAATCCTAATATAACTTTGACTATATTTGGGTTTATAATATTTCTATTgtgtattgatttattttatgattCATATCCACTGCAAAATAATATTTGAATAACATCTATTTTCCTTCGACATTTGATCCCTGACAGAAACCTAAACTGAACACGTCTGAAAAACatgttaaaatgtaaaaagtaaataaaaccaGATAAATAAAAGGAATTCATTTTAGAAAGGAATTATTCATACCATGGAAATTGCATTCTCATGCTTgatcatatttgtattttatgcgTTATATTATCCATGGTAATTAAGGGAAAAATGATATTGGCATGTCACATGTATAATCTATGTTTATTCAAGATTATATTTAGGTAATTTATATGAACCAAACTAGTTTTGTTTTCCTCTTACATTTTGAGTATGTAGCAACCAAGTGATGTGATGTGGACATGTGATAACATTCAACCTGGCATGAAGGACAGACACAAGAGGTGGTTTTCAAGAACATGGCAATGgagtgtttattttcagttaaccaaaaaaaaagtacaaaaactGACAGTTAAACAGCAGACTTAACTTCTTCCTGGATGATTCCCCAAGACTAAGAGCTTGACGTCATCGCCAATGGTTCAACCTTGGCACGTAAAAAGTAAACCGTGTCGGAAGAATTATGGAACATTCTTctggccaaaaaaaaaagtgctacAACTACAACCGCATTTCATGAGCATGTGCAGAATAGTCATTCTATCTTTAGTAGATGATCTTATTTTCTAATCGAAAAACGAtctaaaggaaaaaaaaacctgtCAGCTAAGGTTGATGTGCTCCTACCAGTTTACATTTCGCCCAGCTCCCATTGGCAGAGTCTAGTGTGGCCAAAGAGCACTGCCTACAGGGCCTGTCTCTTCTGCGGTGATGGTGCAGAGGACCAGGAGACACATGCAGTGTCGGTACTGATTGGTAGAACGTGGATGGATACTGCTGTATTTTTAATTCCTACATACTTTAAGACATTTAAGGGCCAGTTAAGAATATTGTTAGCCACAAGCCAATTATCAACTTGCACCTTGTGGTCGCATTTGGTTTCACAgaagcaaaaaagaaaaagggccATGATAAATAGTTGTTTTTTGTAATGCCACttgttgaataaaaacaagacaaacaaaacttttgaaattattttttctctGTTGAACATACTCATCCAGTTGGCAAGAATATTTAACACTGTAATACTTCCACTGTAAAACTTAATCAGAACAAATATTTTAAGCAGAGCATGTGCACTTAATTCAGTttcaaaacaaaccaaatcaCTTTTGATATATCATTTAAgaatacaaattgaaaaaaaggcctgaaaaaaaaaaatcaaggcaCAAATATGAATACTGCAAAATGTAACATTGACGTTGCGCACTGGTGACGGTGGAATTCTGAAATGTTTCGAACTTTGtatcaaataataaaaaaaaaagaccggACAAGCTGAACAGGATCATGTGGGATCTAAAAACAGAGATCCCACCAACACCTCTCTACCAAGGACGGTCGGCACCCCACGACCTTACCACCATTACTTCTGAAGATGGATCTTAACCACAAGGGACGCATTTGGCCTTAACCTTTGAATGTGCCTGTGCACATTCAAAAGTGATGAGCCACatctttttatgtttgtttttttcttattgaTTTTGAGTCGTGGTCGTTACCCTGAACAGAGCACAAATCCTTGGAGTAGAAAAGCGCTACACTGTAGCGCTAACTGGAAAAATCCTATTTTTGACATTAGGTCTCCCAAAATATTTTCTTACAAGTtatctttatttaattttttactgCTTTTGAGAGGGGTGATCATAACAGAATAAGTGGGCGAGAAATCACCCATAACTTTCTCAACTTTGAATGGGTGCCACGACCATTTGGTTTATTCTAAATCATCCCGTTTCCATCAAGTAGTGCTAGCTTTCTAGGTGTCGATCCCTGGTTATGCCAACTGCAGTGGATGTCCCATAACTAAAGCATAGTAACCCATAAGCACCGGCATGAAGAACACCAACAGAGATCTGACCCAAATGGACACATTTACCATGAGAGGTCAgaaacaggagggagggagggggggggggaatagagaGTTTTTGTATCAATGAGGCAaaaaatacaacacacaaaaatactTTGGCACCGCTCACTTCTAAAACGAATGTCGGTCAATTAAGAACCACAGTTGCCTACCAACCAGATGGGCTGCAAACAATAAAACTGCTCTATTTTTTGTCGTGTTCCTGAACCCAGATTTATTTGGTTCAGCAGTCGCTTCTTCTTCTAAGGGAACACGTGTGTAAACATCTGCGGGCTGCTCCTAAACTCAGCATTGCGAACACATTCcaaatgatgaggaggatggaggtTCAACCCACTTGGCTAAGAGACTCTGCGTCACCAGCACAAAAAGGCAATGGCCGCCGTGTCGCGTTTGAGATGCAGACgtccaaataaaacaaaatataaaacaaacacGGTTACTatatcaaaaaacacattggtaAGGTCATAGCATGAATGCAAGGGTAAACATAAGGGGATAACGTGTGAAAAGGGGTTCACCATTGCCAACAAGTTTCCTTCTTTTATAGCACTCAAAGCTTtaacaaattaaagttttcATGGCCAAAGACTCACACAATGCCATTCAAGAAACACCACACATTGAAGCTAGGGTTCTCTCATTCTGGCCCATCTTATAGCCTTGTCAGCCTCGGAAAATAAGGACCACAACAAAGATTACCAACCAATAGAAACAACACTGTCTAGACAAAGCCATGACGATCCTACTTTTGACACTTCAGTTAGGGATTGCTGTGCACCAGGGCTTAAAGTACAGCATGGCAAGGGGTTGACTTCTGTCTCATGGTTCTGGTAGCCACAGATACtgacactcatgcacacacattctctcacacaaaaacacacattctctctcgcacacaaagacagattctctctctctcacacacacacaaacgcacaccttTGTCCACCAATTGTGACACATCCCATGCCCAGTTCCCGACCTCGCCATACGTGTGAAGGGAAAAGGCATGGTGTAGTCACACGTCTGCTACTACTGTGAAACGACTTGCTCTTTAGGTTTCCACACAGTGCACCtcaaaagaaataaaatgaaaagTACCTCAACAAAAAGAAACTCAATAGAAATATACACATCTAGAAAATGATATCATAAATTATgtttggggggaggaggaggaaaataaaCATCTGTTGAAAAGAAAAATTAAGGCATGCAAACGATAAATTGAAATCTagggattttgttttatctttttttttttctatgccaAACATcctatacatatttttttcctgTAGGGGTTTCCTCCTAGATCTGGAACAAGCCACTCACTCATATGTTCAGTTCCTAAGAGAGAAAAGTAGctgccaaaaaaaataaatctaaaaccCACTGGAATAACGCTTGTGCGTTAAAAATGCCGATATATACATACTAGTGTTCGCACACTTGAGCCGATATTCACAATACATGTTCTGTGCATGCAGATCTCAGCGATAGTGCAGcgaaaaacgaaacaaaaacacacaaaacgttCGCGGCGCAGACAAGGAGTGCTTCTGCAAGaggacaaataaatacataagaaaaagctaaaaaaatacacaatttTGTCACAGACATGTATGTCGACTCTTCTCGTTTCCTGCACCTGTTTTTAAGGAATATTTTCATCTCTCAGAAGAACGAGAAGATATGCTTTGGcagaaaaataaattgaaaaaaacaaaacgaaaGTGACCGTACACAAAGCGATACAGACCGGTTGGCGTTGGAGGGTGAAGACGTGTGAAGCGCTGAGCCGGGGTAAGGCCAGGACGCTACCGAGCCAACCCACATTTAAGGCGCCACAGCGCAACATTAGCACCCCCCCCTGACTGcgcccgggggggagggggggagaagctCCAGTGGTCCCAGAACACGCTTCGACATGCGATTCATTCCTTCACACGTCTCTCCGTTGCACTTCAcggcgccacacacacacacacacacacacacttcctccatgttcttttttttttcttcctcatcttcctccattTGGATTCCTCTTCAGAACAAAGTCGTTACAATGTTAACACCTGGCGTGTTAATGCCTAACCCtgtaaatccccccccccacccaacccggCCCCCACTCTCTTACCCTGCTCCTGCTAAACAGCAGGTCTGTCCctgggggagaagagagggggggggggggggggggcagtacagggggaggggggggtataacgatggggggggggggtataacgATGGGGGGGATGGGTGAAACGGGAGAAgctgtgcgtgagtgtgtgtgtgtgagtgtgtgtgtgtggcgggcgggggggggggggggggtcaatagTCGGCGATGGGCGCCAGCTCCGGCTGCAGGTCCACCGTGATGTTCTTGTAGAGGCCGTGCAGCGAGACGCGGGCCACGTAGCGCAGGTTGTTCAGCCCGTCCAGGTGCTGCCGCTCCTTGGAGTACCTCAGCAGCTTGTACCTgtgaggtagggggggggggggggggggggggaggggggggagaggtaggggTAAGGAGGGGGtcggggtggagggagggccGATGTGATGGCGGGTGATGGAAGGAGGAAAGCGGGAAGCGGGGTGGGCAGCGTCCATAGAGCTGCTTTCATCGGCCCTACAGCTCGGACTAGTTGGGATTACAGAGGGCCACCCCTCAACAGAGAGCTCCTCAAAATCTAATCGAGAGGATCTGAGTGATCTCAATGTAAGTGAATGGTGTAAAAAAAAGATAGATATCTTGTATATATTGTGtacacagtttggttcacaatAGAGTAGCACGGCCAGTCTGCACTACAGTCTACTTGGTCCATAACATGAAAATAAAACTGCCAGACAGACTGACAACCATAGTTCCATCCTTGACATCGAGACCATCATAATCCTATCCATGCAAAGCACAGAGCAGTATGTTCTGGTCTTTTCATCTGCACTTGCTTTCGCGTCTTCAATTACCAGCAACATCTATTATCTTCTCCAATTGGTTGTTTGCATTTTGATGCCGAGGTGCACATCGACATGCTCGAGAATGTTAACATTAATGTTTTGTAAGCCTATGAGGTTTGGGAATGCTGGCTTTAGGCCTCCCTTGGATGACCAAGAACAGTGCTTCCCATGGCTCAACCCAGCTGATTGACAGCTCTCAACGTCCAACACCCATGGAGACACGCCCCCTTCTGACAATCGGGGATCATCAAATAATGATGGTGATCCATGATCTTGCTCATCAAATTCGAAAGCCACATAAAAAGATAATGAAAAATGGGAAATGTGTATTATTGCTTCTTCCTCATTCCACACCGGTGACCCTGAGTTGAACTACCCCCATTGCAATGCATTGTTGACATTAGCCGAGATCCAATAGCACAAGGGAGGACGGAACAGGGGTGAGGCTACACAGAAGTTCAAATATAAAGTCTCCGCCAAGAATGTTGACCTTTGACTCTGATGTGCAATGGAGACCCTTTTCCCAGACTGTTCACGACCTCATGCGTCACTCGTGGCGTCTGCGACTCACCTCCCAAGAAACTGCACTTCTCCTCGGTGGTGGTGTGGTATGGACTTGTACTTGCCCATCTCGCCCTCTGGCCGCGTGACGTTGAGACCGGCGTAGTGCACCCTGTTGGAGGTACACACGCACGAAACACTTAGAGCTGGCCGataaatcaattttttttttatcgcaattCAAATGTATGGCTTTTAATCGTGTATTTACGGCAGCGCCACCACTTCCCCTTCTCTGAGGTTCCGTAGTTCATAGTAAGAAAAAATGTAAcatcaaaatgaaataaaatcgTGTGGAAATGGTACGGGTTGGCAGCATCTGACTTCGAGGAAACAGTTTGTTTGCACGGTTTAGAGATTGCCTAAAGTCTGTGGCAACCAAAAGCAGAAGCAAAACGAATTTATTGCAACATCTTAAACTGAGACACGCAGCCTAAAAATGACAAtttatatttgttatttataGTCAGCTTTTTAGAGAATTTAgatttttaggccaaatcgcccagccctatgtaCAGTGCGGGGTCGTAATACGACAGAGTTGGCCTCACTGAGGTTTTACAAGGGAATGAAACGAACGGCGTTCCGACCGACCTGTTCCACAGGTCatcgtcctctcctccccagcccCAGAATGCATTGGGGAAGCCGTTGATCTTGCGAAACTGCTCCACCGTGAGTCCACTTACGCCACCGAAGAACTCGCTATAAGGGAGTCTGTgaaacaaagcacacacaaaaataaataaatatataaacagaaAAGTCAGAAAATACTTGAGAACTTTTTTCACATGGAGCAATGGCGATAGTTTTAAGACTGCAAGGAAGCTCGGCTTCccctaaaattaaaaaaattagaaTCAAATAGTCATATCATTGACAAAAAATGCGTTCGAATAGAACAAGTCCATCTCGAAGACGAGTTCGTTCAGAATCAGCTGCTTATCGCAGATCGACTGACTCGATTTCCTTCTCAAACATTCCCGTAGCGTCACAGTGCATTTGCCTGTTGAAGCTCAGCGTCCATCGACTTCAATGGGGCTACATACGCCAGATGATTGAAAACGTTGCCGGAGCTCCCTTTCGTCctcagtcccatcgcggattttgcaagcGAGTTGTAAGACGAACCACAACCTATTTCTTGatatttgcttggcgaaattgctaGACAATATTCATCGCACATTTCAttcacttatgccgcttttccactgcatggtaccagctcgacacgactcgactcgactcagctcgccttttttgcgtttccaccgcgatctagtacctcaagtggctgctttttctagtaccgcctcgctctaggttccaagcggctgagccgatgctaaaaggtgacgtcggcagacggccggccactgattggccagagagtgtgacgaagtcacgagagcgacatggcaaccatgctggtaacagccatagcagcgccgcagccaacatattccacttcttcaacatgccagctaataatacgaacacgaataccatcgcatcgatgttctccattgttgttatgttggttctgtccatgtgtaggttacgtaggtgttgtttgcgtcgcgtacaaaaatacgtcacagccctttcgcgcagacgaccccgcccacgtcccggaggtactatttgcggtggaaaagcacccgcgctgctaccgtgtcgagtcgtgtcgagtcgtgtcgtgtcgagtcgagctacatgtgcggtggaaaagcggcattatacACAGTTTGCTTGTTTCAGTTTAACAGAATTCCCGCATTTCCTTGTTCGAGTTTAATATCGTTATGGTAGTTGGCCATCACTTAAATTCAGGTAGACTTAGTTTCTGAAGTTCAAGTCCTGTATTCAGACCAGGACTTGCAGAGTGACAGTGGAAAGCTGTGTGATTTCTTGGTTTAGCTTATAGACATGGAGATGGACAGCTTTACAAACTGTTCTCATTAGTGGCAACAATTGGCGCTACATCTACAGGTGTAGAAAGGAGCTTCTCCTGTTTAAAGCGGCTCAAGTCCTACAACCGACACACAATGGGCCTAGGCCGTTTAAGCAGCCTAGCTCTACTGGCCATTGAGAGGACACTGGTCAAGTCACTGGAAAAGACAGCTAGTTGGTATGACAGGGTCACAGAGCATTTCCTTGAACGGAGAGCAGAATTGacataaataaattgacaattAATACAATGTAGGCCGAAAATGAGCTCTTCGAAAGACAAGCAGCCGCCTCTGACGTGGAGCTACCAAATTTAACCTGTTTTAATTATTTCCGGTTCCTCCTTTACAGTAGCAGTGAAACACATAAAGAAATAGCATACCGAAATGGACCCAATGTCTACCAAGCTAGATCGGTTCAGTTTTAATCAAATCGTCCGGATGCGAATTTGCATCGGAAAACATTGCGGTGAGAGAAGCTAGGAAGCGTCATCAGCTGCTTCATTCTCTCTGCATAACCAACTTGATGGATTGAGACGTTTGGAAGAGAGTCAAGAGACTGAAGAGAAAAGCTTGTTCATTGTTAATGGGTGTGCCGGGCACAAAGCCGGACTGTGCCGACTGAAGAGCAGACAAAATAGACAACAAACATTACTGGCCTTAGAACACTTTTACCCAAGCGTCCTTTCATTCGCAGTGCGGTTGCAGTCAAGGGGCTGataccccacccccacccccccccccctcaaaaaaaaaaaaagtaccggTAATGCAATTATGCAGAGGACCAGAAATATGTTTGCCGTAAAATCGGAATGTCAAGAAAGGTACATTCCACACAATGTGTCTGATGTGAATGAAGACATTGCCCTGCTGTGTCTCCATGTCTCGCCGGCTGGGGACTCACATGTACATGTATTTGTCGAGCTTGGCGGCAAAGTGGCGCGGCATCTGCCCGCAGCCGTAGTAGTTGCGGTCGTTCTCGGGGATGTGGTCCACGTCGTGGAACACCAGGCAGTCCCAGGCCAGGTCCTTCATGGCCTCCAGGAAGCCCACGTTGAACAGCATGGCCCGGTTGAAGGGATGGCTCCCCGTCTGGAcgggacacacacaaaggatgGTGGGTTCATGGACCGCCCCCCCCCGAAAGCCCACCGCTTTCTGCTCATTGTTCATTATTCTTCTTAGTGCAATATGATCAGCGTTTAGATATTTTAAAGGCAACAGGAAGAACACATACATTTACCAATTTATAAAGTGGAAATTGGGGTTTTCTCCTTtaagtgtcacacacacacacactacctgctCGATGACGTAGTAGGAGAACTGCAGGCGCTGCCTCTGTAGCATGGGGGTGAGGTGCTGGAAGAGGATGGGCAGGTGCTCATGACGGTTCCGGAACGGGATCAGGACGGCCACCTACAGCGTGGAGGGAACAATGGCTTTATGCTCTCCCTAAAGCAgcagtgctctctctctgtgtctgtgtctgtgtctgtgtgtgtttacgacAAGCTCTTACAAATATGTGGCTCAAgggaaacaaaaagaaaaaaaaatagcctTGTAACTATATTTGATCCCTGATTGGTGATCTATTCGCCGTTGTCTTTCGATTCAGCTCAAGAATATATTAAATAACtgcaaattaaaatgtaaaatataacacaaaaaGGGATTTTTGATGGAACATATTAATCAAATAAGGTGATTATTATAAGGGAATTAATATTCTCTGTCACTGACTAAGCAGACAGTACTgcaagaagtaaaaaaaaacgaacggTTAATTCCAGCCATTTTcgttattattgtcattattgcAATAATGTCATAATAATGTCATTAttactcaacacacacaaacacgcacacacacacaaacacacacgcacacacacacaaacacacacgcacacacaccttccagCGTGGTTTGCAGTCTTTTGGTTTCCAATGGCCCCCAAATTTAATGTCAAAAAACGTTGAGAACTTGAGCTCCATCTCTTCAATAGGGATCTCAGTCATGTTGACTTCTAATGGGCCCTCTGCAGATACAAGAtgcaaaaaagaaataaaaagcaGCATTGATCATCAGCTACAGTGTTTCAAAATCACAGCTGGACCACACAGTCATGCTACTTTTCTCACTTATTTTACAATCACATTTTCCAAGCATCTATTTAATAGTATActttttaaaattacaaaatagACACAGTTTATACAAACACTTAACAATGATTTGACCATTCCATCAGAAGTGCTTCATCAACTCTACTCACTCATAGAAGGTAATCGCTCGGGGCAGGGGAGGTTCTGGGCGTAGGTGAAGTTTTCTGGGAGAAAGGTGGTGGGCTGGATCAGGAGTTCACTGGAATTGCTGCCGTCTGGGTAGTCTGTACCACACAATGTAGTTCAGGGAAGGGTGGATATAAAACCAGTAGGCCAAACACTGGCTAGTTAACAGGAATACTATTTATACAGAGCTATGTATCGAGCATATTTTCAGGGTAGCTGCAGGTTTCCACAAGTTAATTTAAGACTTTAATACCTTTTAAATACCAATGACATCAAAAAAGTAGGGTGAATAACATTCCTCAACTTGTTATGCTAttacatgttgttgtttttcctgtaATACAAAGCTGAAGACAGCGATTTTTTAATGAACACATACCCTAAATATAGTGCTTATACATTGCGCCATCAAATCCCAATGACTGCTACCATTTTTGGAAAATAGGAGCACTGGAATGATAGTTCTGATGTTAGCATGAGTAATTCATCTTAAAAGGGTAGAACGTATAGAGATTGTTATGTTTGAAAGTGACAGTGTTATTCCCACAAGATGTGGAGAAACAAACACTTGCTAAAATAGCTGCTTAAATCCACATATTGATAAATAAAAGTGAAATATAAACAATCCAAAACACATAATTGCACATGAATTATGTATTCAAACGTCAACAACTACATTTTATCATTCAATTTTAGGATGTTGTTGTTACCGACATTAAGTCGGACAAGCAATTCTGAGTTAGAAAACTGTAGTAttgcaaacaaaaataaaacatgatgcattctgattcTGACTAGCTTGGAAATATATATCAAGTAAAATGCGGGGCGCTTCCCCTTTAAGTACAGTGAGCAGcagaccctcccctcctcccccttttaTAAACTTTGTTTAGGGTCGTTCAGTCAATAGCTTGCAATTTGTAAAGGGGCAGTTCACAATTTCACCTCACAAAGGGGCCTCATCACTAGCCATAGCTCTGAGCCGTTGACCCTTTTTAATACGTACCCTAAGCTCCACAAAAAGCCAGTGTTTTATAGCGTTCTTAAAAGGTGCGGATATATCGGATTTCCAATTTTCTAAATAGATAAGCTCCTTTGAGGGTAAAGAGTGGTCGGTGGTCATTTACGGGTACAGTCGCTTTCTTGTTCAAAGCTACCAGGCTAactatgtattcatgtatgcaTGCAGGCTATTAATTT
Coding sequences within:
- the b4galt6 gene encoding beta-1,4-galactosyltransferase 6; the encoded protein is MVTWRRLLRVSNRSFLAFIFFFSMFTTCLYFIYAAPGIANTYFFMVQAQGIMLRDNVRTIGHMIRLYTNKNSTLNGTDYPDGSNSSELLIQPTTFLPENFTYAQNLPCPERLPSMKGPLEVNMTEIPIEEMELKFSTFFDIKFGGHWKPKDCKPRWKVAVLIPFRNRHEHLPILFQHLTPMLQRQRLQFSYYVIEQTGSHPFNRAMLFNVGFLEAMKDLAWDCLVFHDVDHIPENDRNYYGCGQMPRHFAAKLDKYMYILPYSEFFGGVSGLTVEQFRKINGFPNAFWGWGGEDDDLWNRVHYAGLNVTRPEGEMGKYKSIPHHHRGEVQFLGRYKLLRYSKERQHLDGLNNLRYVARVSLHGLYKNITVDLQPELAPIADY